The window CCTTACGAAGTGATTACCGAAGCTCAGTTTGAAGCTGCTCGATTAGCTTCCATAGAAAAACAGGCTATGATAGAGAAAGATGAAACTGAAAGCTTTGAGGATTATTTGCGGAGGCATGCAGGGCGCTAAAAGAAAATGGCCACAGCGAAGTGGCCAAATATAAAATCTCTTAGAGAATTAGGGATGATAACAAATTTGCGCGTCTTTCATAGATTAAGACTCAGCGATTGCCAAATAGTTTCATTTATTTTGCAAATAAAATAATTTTTTTTCAGGAGGTCAATAAATGCCGTTATTAGACAGTTTTACTGTAGATCATACGCGTATGGCTGCGCCTGCGGTTCGTGTAGCAAAAACGATGAAAACACCTAGCGGAGACACGATTACCGTTTTCGATCTGCGCTTCACCGTGCCTAACAAGGAAGCCATGTCTGAAAAAGGCACTCATACCCTTGAACATCTATTTGCAGGGTTTATGCGAGACCATCTCAATGGCAATGGTGTTGAGATTATTGATATCTCTCCAATGGGGTGCCGTACTGGGTTTTACATGAGCTTAATTGGTGCACCTGATGAGCAACGTGTTGCCGATGCTTGGAAAAGTGCAATGCAAGATGTATTAAAAGTGCAAGATCAGAATAAGATCCCAGAGCTGAATATTTTTCAGTGTGGCACGTATAAGATGCATTCACTAGACGAAGCTCAACAAATTGCACGCAATGTCCTAGCGTCAGAAATTCGAATTAACAAAAATGATGAACTTGCATTACCGGCTGAAAAGCTGACTGAACTGCATGTTTAAATAACGTTAATGCAACAAACTGCACCTAACTTGTTAGCGAATAACACATTAAGGTGCAGTTTTTTTATTGATGTTTAATGAGCTTCAGATGTAGAAGCATTCGTTGCGATAGGGGTAATTTTGACTTGCTTAATAATATTATCGCTAATGAGCAGGACCTCAACTAAATAGTGTGAAATGACGATTTTTTCTTGCAGCTCAGGGATATCGCCAATCGCTTCTAACACCATACCATTCACTGTTCTCGGCCCATCGACAGGAAGGTGCCAATCAAAGGCTTTGTTCAAGTCACGAATATTTGCCGTACCATCAACGAGTACACTACCATCGCTTTGCGGTAAAACTTCTTCAGACAATGAAGGGGACATCGACGTGGTAAAATCGCCGACGATTTCCTCAAGGATATCTTCAACCGTAATCAGCCCTTGAATCTCACCATACTCATCAACAATGATGCCTATTTTTTCTTTATTATGTTGGAAGTTTATTAGCTGAGTACTTAGTGGCGTACTATTTGGAATAAAGTAGATACTGTCGGCTGCTTTGATCAAATTCTGCTTGGTAAACTCCCGTTTCTCCATCATCAAACGATAGGCTTCACGGACACGCAAAATTCCAATCGCATCATCAAGGGAGTCACGATACAGCACGATGCGGCCATGAGGTGAGTGGGTCAGTTGCCGAATGATAGATTTCCAATCATCATTAACATCAATACCGACGATCTCATTCCTTGGTAGCATAATGTCGCCAACAGTCACTTTTTCAAGATCTAAAATCGACAACAGCATGTCTTGATTTCGTCTGCTGAGTTTAGCTTTTGACTCATTAACGATGGTTCTCAGTTCATCTTTACTGACTGCATCACTGCGTATTACAGGGGGTTTTATGCCACAAAGAAACATAAATAATAATGTTATTTTGTTGAAGGCCCAAACCACTGGCAGCATAATTTTTTGTAGAGGTTTTAAAATATAGCTGCTTGGGAAAGCAATTTTTTCTGGGTATAAAGCCGCGATAGTCTTAGGCATCACTTCAGCAAAGACTAATATCACAAAGGTTAAAATACCCGTGGCAATTGCGACACCCGCATTGCCATATAGGCGCATACCAACAATAGTCGCTAGGGATGAGGCAACAATATTGATTAGGTTATTGCCGATAAGAATCAAACTAATGAGTTTATCGGGGTGACGAAGTAATTTTTCGACACGTTTTGCTGACCGGTTACCTTGTTTGGCAAGGTGCTTTAAGCGGTAGCGATTCAGCGTCATCATACCTGTCTCTGACGCAGAAAAATATGCGGACATGATAATTAAAATGATTAATATAATGATGAGCGTACCGGTAGATACGTGATCCAAAACTAGGTTCCTTATACTGTGTAGATAAGATGATTTTATTCGTCTTAGCGTTAAGATACCAGAATTTGTTGCATCAACCGGTTGCCAAAGAATGCCATTGTTAGAATAAAGGCTCCAGCGACGTGGAAAAATAGAACTCGCTTCCCTCTCCAGCCACCGTGGAAATGGCCCCACAGTAAAATAATATAGACGAACCAAGCGATAACCGATAAGACAGATTTATGGATATTCTCTTTATCAAAGATATTATCCATATAAATAAAGCCTGTGCATAAGGTTAAGGTGAGTAGGATCACACCAACTTGGGTGATATGGAACATTTTGCGCTCAATGACCATCATAGGCGGCATATCTGAACTAAATTTCAGGGTTTTATTCTTTAGTTGAAAGTCTATGAGTGCAACTTGGAATGCATATAGTGCAGCGATTAAGAGTGTCGCATAACTCAGTAACGCTAAACCAATATGAATGAAGAGGGGGACACTG of the Providencia stuartii genome contains:
- the luxS gene encoding S-ribosylhomocysteine lyase yields the protein MPLLDSFTVDHTRMAAPAVRVAKTMKTPSGDTITVFDLRFTVPNKEAMSEKGTHTLEHLFAGFMRDHLNGNGVEIIDISPMGCRTGFYMSLIGAPDEQRVADAWKSAMQDVLKVQDQNKIPELNIFQCGTYKMHSLDEAQQIARNVLASEIRINKNDELALPAEKLTELHV
- a CDS encoding cytochrome C assembly family protein, with amino-acid sequence MPVFAVIAVCTYLFSLSLIVPGQVRKQPVYRRLALLLAVIALITHAITLKLLIFRGDEGQNLTLLNLGSAVSLLMCIIMTVVAYKGKAWYLTPIVYSFAVINLMLSTIMPGEFITHLEGSVPLFIHIGLALLSYATLLIAALYAFQVALIDFQLKNKTLKFSSDMPPMMVIERKMFHITQVGVILLTLTLCTGFIYMDNIFDKENIHKSVLSVIAWFVYIILLWGHFHGGWRGKRVLFFHVAGAFILTMAFFGNRLMQQILVS
- a CDS encoding CNNM domain-containing protein; the protein is MDHVSTGTLIIILIILIIMSAYFSASETGMMTLNRYRLKHLAKQGNRSAKRVEKLLRHPDKLISLILIGNNLINIVASSLATIVGMRLYGNAGVAIATGILTFVILVFAEVMPKTIAALYPEKIAFPSSYILKPLQKIMLPVVWAFNKITLLFMFLCGIKPPVIRSDAVSKDELRTIVNESKAKLSRRNQDMLLSILDLEKVTVGDIMLPRNEIVGIDVNDDWKSIIRQLTHSPHGRIVLYRDSLDDAIGILRVREAYRLMMEKREFTKQNLIKAADSIYFIPNSTPLSTQLINFQHNKEKIGIIVDEYGEIQGLITVEDILEEIVGDFTTSMSPSLSEEVLPQSDGSVLVDGTANIRDLNKAFDWHLPVDGPRTVNGMVLEAIGDIPELQEKIVISHYLVEVLLISDNIIKQVKITPIATNASTSEAH